The proteins below come from a single Mercenaria mercenaria strain notata chromosome 3, MADL_Memer_1, whole genome shotgun sequence genomic window:
- the LOC123524867 gene encoding uncharacterized protein LOC123524867, with amino-acid sequence MMEVLKRKIGENKAAILRDLDLTRDLLAALTKYEVVNITDCVKLQQTEDKSARNCAFLDIIVGRNDDEAVYITLIECLQKCGQRNVAALFIDVREEMQILSQIQSNLDEQIKQMNDFLATEERRAGIYLTESPADDDNEKPALSETEVWSKVQESLKRSQQQLNRCQAVIQKLHQDCETVAKQNADIVEHTKECDAKIKAVLSYGRQSAKQKTVPKKTQDLFANLMDDIEKLVKTRRKVLDKETEGRRHSTRIVRQCRDWVESRCVTLKKLNNPSGQGVQRTLENGIGEAAVNVQRAAPPTNDNAILSILDSLQLFEKELQEYVHQEIILSDKFRTEMRKKHLQKKLHGFNIQGMTEIENALHNLEKNPESFQDNIAAIKCSVREINREYGECVSYLNKVDPNSDSASSESSSSSPKPARRDNKATARNWPGNFKRTANFGGNLTRSLDNNLHVAGRERTEPNQLLNRIKSLATKHEELKSEDLNLSSKYRTEISKRKRDMDIVLQKKDDQIMRLQTDIKEVTAEKDKYKKLYNDTKIGYQRNYENS; translated from the exons ATGATGGAAGTCCTAAAACGAAAGATTGGAGAAAATAAGGCAGCCATCTtgcgtgaccttgacctcactAGAGATTTACTTGCCGCCTTAACGAAATACGAAGTCGTCAACATTACGGACTGTGTGAAGTTACAG CAAACTGAAGACAAATCTGCTAGAAACTGCGCCTTTTTGGACATCATAGTTGGCAGAAATGATGACGAAGCCGTCTATATTACTCTGATAGAATGCCTACAAAAATGTGGACAGAGAAATGTGGCAGCCCTCTTCATCGATGTGAGAGAAGAGATGCAGATACTGAGCCAAA ttcaGAGTAACCTAGACGAACAAATAAAACAGATGAATGACTTCCTAGCAACAGAAGAACGTCGAGCGGGGATATATCTAACAGAATCGCCTGCGGATGACGATAATGAAAAACCTGCACTGTCTGAAACTGAAGTTTGGTCTAAAGTGCAAGAAAGTCTTAAACGTTCCCAACAACAGCTGAATCGATGTCAGGCCGTTATCCAAAAACTGCATCAAGACTGCGAAACGGTTGCTAAGCAGAATGCCGATATTGTGGAACACACTAAAGAATGTGACGCTAAAATAAAAGCGGTATTGTCGTATGGTCGACAGTCTGCCAAACAGAAAACGGTTCCAAAGAAAACTCAAGATTTATTTGCAAATCTAATGGATGATATAGAGAAGTTAGTGAAGACTCGACGAAAGGTTTTGGATAAAGAGACGGAAGGAAGGAGACATTCAACAAGAATTGTTAGACAGTGTAGAGATTGGGTTGAAAGTAGATGTGTAACACTTAAGAAACTGAACAATCCTTCGGGTCAAGGTGTTCAAAGAACTTTAGAAAATGGAATTGGGGAAGCAGCTGTTAATGTTCAAAGAGCGGCGCCACCTACAAATGACAATGCAATTTTGTCAATTCTTGATTCTCTGCAACTTTTTGAAAAAGAATTACAAGAATACGTTCATCAAGAAATTATTCTTTCGGATAAATTCAgaactgaaatgagaaaaaaacatttacaaaagaaattGCATGGTTTCAACATACAAGGGATGACTGAAATCGAAAACGCGTTGCACAATTTAGAGAAAAATCCCGAATCTTTTCAAGATAATATAGCTGCAATTAAATGTTCAGTTCGGGAAATCAACAGAGAATATGGAGAATGCGTTAgttatttaaataaagttgatCCAAACAGTGATTCAGCTAGCAGTGAATCATCAAGCTCGTCTCCAAAACCTGCTAGACGAGACAATAAAGCGACAGCGCGGAATTGGCCTGGAAACTTTAAAAGAACAGCAAACTTTGGAGGCAATTTGACTAGAAGCCTCGACAATAATCTTCACGTCGCTGGTCGGGAAAGAACGGAACCTAACCAATTATTGAACAGAATAAAATCTTTAGCAACCAAACATGAAGAGTTGAAAAGTGAAGATCTAAATTTAAGTTCTAAATACAGGACTGAGATATCAAAAAGGAAACGAGACATGGACATTGTCTTACAGAAAAAGGACGACCAGATTATGAGGCTTCAGACTGACATTAAAGAAGTTACAGCTGAGAAAGACAAATATAAGAAACTGTATAATGACACAAAGATCGGCTATCAGAGAAACTACGAAAATAGTTAG
- the LOC123524869 gene encoding probable serine/threonine-protein kinase irlB — MNMADESDSGTRRRELEKLAEITSGCQKIYEDALAALKEGNILPLCAQPLLQQHLEPVNNMSVIKMVETRVKQMEKREVAVLVMGEFNAGKSTFMNILMGGQYLPMDRGKVTHVVCEIRYSSLRMAILKFEDKGDDKMIMLQEDSTDVNWVELRKYIRTKVYSSDDEAERTVGRKVERIIIYWPLKVLEGLLDDTNERHVKDITRREPDGRSRTSSDFPQEFLDRLRKPHASSFNTSDQAEARDPDQTDRKEVATSKDETSFQSNETEGPQLHKSKPIAIEVLTQDNAGINVPTGASVERTSESAPASYQSNHEHNAAGNCHTDRQGNKEHEYTSDAEEQNNDAGTDHKHRQRSNDNGHPSEADDDTNQTYVKQRHQQDSADQNIQEAAGNENISSVEGEATSQIPAFQFVFFDCPGIDLQDNEKDSPEYTGMIGEVARSQSFIFILDTNKDTGIKKRGVKALMHDVEKVFKRRNMDLNPDLSLFVANKADVVMGDREASEKLMEEVLQKLTETWPLTRKEHVLLFQANKELRDHVEDTKRKHQIQDFLLQTMRITLEEHCIWLLRMLEIAHTLAKLGQESSPVVYKLDNLLKTTKEEAMVLQGDVRELSDVDVRRKAWNELRDVLLRNEKGLQKIQFDLNEINTRIPNAEIDWGELSGIIHTLIAEKVEREVTSATTKLRQQHEKELGKIYKDIEERMGKLQSGISGLEEMKRDEANLRNGIYALLMPVVLSAGIRALPAINPLIFMAAPIIPLGLFGKFVVEDIQGAVNEAKRRKFKAKEIEFMKGETKRILDISKKELKGKSELPESPLYTYFFGESKKKVIIDQTEKVIQVIELLQEMTCHKSEPSQKCSKRFITTMMKFYVESVMKHEFTEKDDINWVFNNENIRCTIDQGRNACTYEAKLSNRFEFKKPVAVKEFRCKLEPSDRSIDLPTEVDAYRECFYLRQLSTKRHDKLVNFLGTGTSVTDGYLNLRIVMERYIGDLKRHVISTPRSPSDPKHWKEFLHYAKECTEGLKFIHENNVIHRDVKPTNYLIKNGVSAGLYSVVISDVGCAKFEEVSCTRGQERGTPAYWAPEISAANTFHSKASDVFSLGLVLWEVWVRQLSYDDNGRKRNLLKVIEAEKIPVVKNCLKTDPRSRITSADLLAELRIIQN; from the exons atgaatatggCTGATGAG TCGGACTCAGGTACGCGTCGACGAGAACTTGAGAAGCTAGCAGAAATTACATCTGGTTGCCAGAAGATTTATGAAGACGCACTGGCAGCTTTAAAAGAAGGAAACATTTTACCACTATGTGCACAGCCTTTGTTACAACAACATTTGGAACCCGTCAACAATATGTCTGTGATAAAAATGGTCGAAACTCGCGTGAAACAGATGGAGAAGAGAGAAGTAGCGGTGCTTGTAATGG GAGAGTTCAACGCAGGCAAGTCAACATTCATGAATATACTAATGGGTGGACAGTACCTTCCTATGGACAGAGGGAAAGTGACACACGTGGTTTGTGAGATTCGTTACAGCTCATTACGAATGGCTATCTTAAAGTTTGAGGACAAAGGCGATGATAAAATGATTATGTTACAAGAAGACAGTACAGATGTAAATTGGGTTGAACTGAGGAAATATATTAGAACAAAAGTGTACAGCAGTGATGATGAAGCTGAAAGAACCGTTGGGAGAAAAGTTGAAAGAATCATCATTTATTGGCCTCTAAAAGTATTGGAG ggTCTTCTGGATGACACCAATGAAAGACATGTTAAAGACATAACACGACGTGAGCCTGATGGCCGATCTCGTACATCTTCTGACTTTCCACAAGAATTTTTAGACCGCCTGCGG AAGCCGCATGCCAGTAGCTTTAACACGAGCGATCAAGCTGAAGCTCGTGACCCGGACCAAACTGATCGGAAAGAAGTTGCTACTTCAAAGGACGAAACATCATTCCAAAGCAATGAAACAGAAGGTCCCCAGTTGCATAAAAGCAAACCAATAGCAATAGAAGTTCTTACACAAGACAATGCAGGCATAAATGTTCCTACTGGAGCATCGGTAGAACGAACCAGTGAATCTGCACCAGCAAGTTACCAAAGTAATCACGAGCATAACGCCGCTGGAAACTGCCATACAGACAGACAAGGAAATAAAGAACATGAGTACACATCTGATGCTGAAGAGCAGAACAATGATGCCGGAACTGATCATAAACACAGACAAAGATCTAATGATAATGGACACCCGTCTGAAGCTGATGATGACACCAACCAAACGTATGTAAAACAACGACATCAACAAGATTCAGCAGATCAAAATATTCAGGAAGCAGCTgggaatgaaaatatttcttcagttgaAGGAGAAGCCACCAGTCAG ATACCTGCGTTTCAGTTTGTATTTTTTGACTGTCCTGGTATAGACCTACAAGATAACGAGAAAGACAGCCCCGAATATACTGGCATGATTGGCGAAGTTGCAAGATCCCAGTCATTTATATTCATCCTCGACACAAATAAAGATACTGGCATAAAGAAACGTGGG GTAAAAGCGTTGATGCATGATGTAGAAAAAgtctttaaaagaagaaatatggATCTGAACCCTGACCTATCTCTTTTTGTTGCCAACAAAGCAGATGTTGTTATGGGGGACAGAGAAGCGTCAGAGAAACTGATGGAAGAAGTTCTTCAAAAGCTAACCGAAACTTGGCCGTTGACTCGCAAAGAACACGTGCTTCTATTTCAAGCAAACAAA GAATTGAGAGACCATGTGGAAGATACCAAGAGAAAACATCAGATACAAGACTTTCTGTTACAGACAATGCGAATTACACTTGAGGAACATTGTAT ttgGCTTCTGAGGATGTTGGAAATTGCTCATACCCTGGCTAAGCTTGGACAAGAGTCTTCTCCAGTTGTTTACAAGTTAGATAACTTGCTTAAAACAACCAAGGAGGAAGCAATGGTTCTGCAAGGAGATGTAAGAGAATTGTCTGATGTTGATGTACGTAGGAAGGCATGGAACGAACTGAGAGATGTCCTTTTACGGAATGAAAAAGGTTTGCAAAAAATACAATTTGACTTGAATGAAATCAATACAAGAATTCCGAATGCAGAAATCGACTGGGGAGAACTTTCTGGAATAATACATACATTGATAGCCGAAAAAGTTGAACGTGAAGTTACATCCGCGACTACAAAATTAAGACAGCAACACGAAAAGGAGttaggaaaaatatataaagatatagaAGAAAGAATGGGAAAGCTACAGTCGGGAATATCTGGTCTTGAGGAGATGAAAAGAGACGAAGCAAATTTAAGAAACGGTATTTATGCGTTACTTATGCCTGTTGTATTAAGCGCAGGTATTCGAGCGCTACCAGCTATTAATCCGTTAATATTTATGGCAGCTCCAATTATTCCATTAGGACTTTTCGGAAAGTTTGTCGTGGAAGATATTCAAGGAGCAGTCAATGAGGCAAAGAGAAGAAAATTCAAAGCTAAAGAAATTGAATTTATGAAAGGGGAGACAAAAAGAATTTTGGACATATCGAAGAAGGAACTGAAGGGCAAAAGTGAGTTACCGGAGTCGCCGCTTTACACATATTTCTTTGGAGAGTCAAAGAAGAAAGTTATTATTGACCAGACAGAAAAAGTTATACAGGTCATAGAACTACTACAGGAAATGACATGTCATAAAAGTGAACCAAGTCAGAAATGCTCAAAACGTTTCATCACCACCATGATGAAATTTTATGTGGAAAGCGTTATGAAGCATGAGTTTACTGAAAAAGATGATATCAACTGGGTTTTCAACAATGAAAATATCAGATGCACCATTGATCAAGGAAGAAACGCCTGCACATATGAAGCGAAACTCTCAA ATCGATTCGAATTTAAGAAGCCTGTGGCCGTTAAAGAGTTCCGATGTAAGCTCGAACCTTCCGATAGAAGCATAGATCTACCGACAGAGGTTGATGCGTACAGGGAATGTTTCTATTTACG ACAACTGTCGACTAAACGTCATGACAAACTTGTGAATTTTCTTGGAACTGGTACATCGGTTACCGATGGCTATCTCAACCTACGTATTGTCATGGAGCGGTACATTGGCGACCTGAAAAGACACGTGATATCCACTCCAAGATCACCTTCCGACCCAAAACACTGGAAGGAGTTTCTGCACTATGCCAAAGAATGTACAGAAGGACTCAAATTCATACATGAAAACAACGTGATTCATAGGGATGTTAAACCCACAAATTATTTG ataaagaaTGGAGTTTCTGCTGGTCTTTACAGCGTGGTCATATCTGATGTTGGCTGTGCCAAATTCGAAGAAGTG AGTTGTACACGTGGACAAGAAAGAGGAACACCCGCGTATTGGGCACCTGAGATCTCGGCAGCAAACACCTTTCATAGCAAGGCCTCAGATGTTTTCAGTCTGGGGCTAGTACTGTGGGAAGTCTGGGTTAGACAGCTCTCCTATGACGAT AATGGTCGCAAACGCAACTTGCTGAAGGTGATTGAAGCAGAAAAGATACCAGTTGTCAAGAACTGTTTAAAGACAGATCCGAGATCTAGAATAACTTCAGCTGACTTACTGGCCGAACTTCGGATAATACAAAACTAA